From a single Chitinophagaceae bacterium genomic region:
- the ald gene encoding alanine dehydrogenase, with amino-acid sequence MIIGIPKEIKNNENRVGAIPSGVAELIKRGHDVYVQESAGSGSGYSDEDYRIGGASVLPTIDSVYEKSEMIIKVKEPIEEEYTLVKKNHLLFTYFHFASNQKLTKAMIDNGAVCLSYETVEKEDKSLPLLVPMSEVAGRMSIQQGAKYLEKPMGGMGILLGGVPGVRPAKVLIIGGGVVGTEAAKMAAGFNADVTILDISLERLRYLDDIMPKNVKTLMSNEYNIRELIKDHHLIIGAVLIPGAKAPKLITKEMLAFMKKGTVMVDVAVDQGGCFETTYPTTHQNPIYEVSGVIHYCVANMPGAVPYTSTIALTNATIPYAVNLANKGWKQACKDQKELKLGLNIIHSHVVYKAVSEAFHTPYKNVDSLLD; translated from the coding sequence ATGATTATAGGAATACCAAAAGAAATAAAAAACAATGAGAATAGAGTAGGCGCTATTCCGAGTGGTGTTGCAGAATTAATAAAAAGAGGACATGATGTGTACGTTCAAGAGTCAGCAGGTTCGGGAAGTGGTTATAGTGATGAAGATTATCGGATAGGAGGAGCATCTGTATTACCTACTATAGATTCCGTATATGAAAAATCTGAAATGATTATAAAAGTAAAAGAACCCATTGAAGAAGAATATACATTAGTAAAAAAAAACCATCTGTTATTTACATATTTTCATTTTGCATCCAATCAAAAACTTACTAAAGCTATGATAGATAATGGAGCAGTATGTTTATCCTACGAAACAGTCGAAAAAGAAGACAAATCACTTCCGCTCCTCGTACCAATGTCTGAAGTAGCGGGGAGAATGTCTATCCAACAAGGTGCAAAATATTTAGAAAAACCAATGGGAGGAATGGGAATTTTACTTGGAGGAGTCCCCGGCGTACGACCCGCAAAAGTATTAATCATAGGAGGAGGTGTGGTAGGAACAGAAGCAGCAAAGATGGCAGCAGGTTTTAACGCAGATGTTACTATACTTGATATAAGTTTGGAAAGATTACGTTATTTAGATGATATAATGCCAAAAAATGTAAAGACCCTTATGAGTAATGAATATAACATCCGAGAACTTATCAAAGATCATCATCTGATTATAGGAGCTGTTCTTATACCGGGAGCAAAAGCCCCCAAGCTTATTACCAAAGAGATGCTTGCGTTTATGAAAAAAGGAACGGTTATGGTAGATGTTGCTGTTGACCAAGGAGGATGTTTTGAAACTACCTATCCTACCACCCATCAAAACCCTATTTATGAAGTAAGTGGAGTAATTCATTATTGTGTTGCTAATATGCCAGGAGCAGTTCCTTATACATCTACCATTGCACTTACTAATGCTACCATTCCTTATGCGGTTAATTTAGCAAATAAAGGATGGAAACAAGCATGTAAAGACCAAAAAGAACTCAAATTAGGACTTAATATTATCCATTCTCATGTTGTGTATAAAGCCGTATCAGAGGCATTTCATACCCCTTATAAAAATGTAGATTCTCTATTGGATTAA
- a CDS encoding 3'-5' exonuclease encodes MDYLEELNEKQREGVLETEGPTIIIAGAGSGKTKVLTTRIAYLIKEKGVDAFSIMALTFTNKAAKEMKKRIETICGTEAYNIWMGTFHSLFAKILRIESEKIGYPRNFTIYDTEDSKTLIKNILKEQNLDDKVYKPNSVYSRISHSKNNLIDWKTYQNDAYSTENDAKFGKPMMGKLYQMYCERCFKAQAMDFDDLLFNTYILFRDYPNTLEKYQNKFKYVLVDEFQDTNMCQYLIIRLLVDIYKNICVVGDDAQSIYSFRGATIENILNFNKDFPNTKIIKLEQNYRSTQNIVNIANSIIKKNIHQIHKEVWTENERGASIELIKAMTETEEGRLIASSVFETKMNNQYQNKEIAILYRTHSQSRVIEESLRKINIKYKVIGGISFYQRKEIKDLLAYFRFTLNTNDEQAMRRIINFPKRGIGDTTIDKIIVSADEQGLNIWNVMEENIHNVLSKRNAETISHFVTLIKTFQIKEKELDAYELAHYIAKHSGIFRELYDDKTPEGIARAENIQELLNGIKEFVENNESIDKSLSSFLQEISLLTDTDMKNEKNDDYVSLMTVHSAKGLEFKAVYVVGLEEELFPSALSMGKKEEIEEERRLFYVALTRAEKYLYLSYAQSRFSFGYSKHSEPSRFLKEIDQQYIKMYKPQYSNRTENNIITVASSVQNFERNNFNTHNNSSILNKINNAPSKNFVHSDTSKLELGMRVEHQKFGMGKVIKIESIGVEKKTTILFEQYGEKTLILQFAKLKIL; translated from the coding sequence ATGGATTACTTAGAAGAATTAAATGAAAAGCAGAGAGAAGGGGTTTTAGAAACAGAAGGACCTACTATAATAATAGCAGGAGCAGGTTCAGGAAAAACAAAAGTATTAACAACTCGTATAGCATATCTTATTAAAGAAAAGGGAGTAGATGCTTTTTCTATAATGGCACTTACATTTACCAATAAAGCAGCAAAAGAAATGAAAAAACGCATAGAAACTATATGTGGAACAGAAGCATATAATATATGGATGGGAACTTTTCATTCACTTTTTGCAAAAATTTTGAGAATAGAATCTGAAAAAATTGGATACCCCCGTAATTTTACCATTTACGATACCGAAGATTCAAAAACACTCATCAAAAATATACTGAAAGAACAAAATTTAGATGATAAGGTCTATAAACCCAATAGTGTATATTCCCGTATTTCACATTCTAAAAATAATCTCATAGATTGGAAAACATATCAAAACGACGCATACTCCACTGAAAACGATGCAAAATTTGGAAAACCGATGATGGGAAAACTCTACCAAATGTATTGCGAAAGATGTTTTAAAGCACAGGCAATGGACTTTGATGACTTGCTTTTCAATACCTATATTTTATTCAGAGATTATCCAAACACATTAGAAAAATACCAAAATAAATTTAAATACGTATTGGTAGATGAATTTCAAGATACAAATATGTGCCAATACCTCATAATAAGATTATTAGTAGATATATATAAAAATATATGCGTAGTAGGAGATGACGCACAGAGTATATATTCTTTTAGAGGAGCTACTATTGAAAATATTTTAAACTTCAATAAAGATTTTCCCAACACAAAAATTATAAAATTAGAACAAAATTATAGATCTACTCAAAACATAGTAAATATAGCCAACTCTATTATAAAGAAAAATATACACCAAATACACAAAGAAGTATGGACAGAAAATGAACGCGGAGCATCCATAGAACTTATAAAAGCAATGACAGAAACAGAAGAAGGAAGGTTAATAGCCAGTAGTGTTTTTGAAACTAAAATGAATAATCAATATCAAAATAAAGAAATTGCTATATTGTACAGAACACATTCTCAATCCCGTGTAATAGAAGAATCTCTCCGAAAAATAAATATAAAATATAAAGTGATAGGGGGTATATCTTTTTACCAACGAAAAGAAATCAAAGATTTATTAGCATATTTTAGATTTACCTTGAATACAAATGATGAACAGGCAATGCGAAGGATTATTAACTTCCCAAAGAGAGGGATAGGGGATACTACCATAGATAAAATAATAGTATCCGCAGACGAACAAGGGCTGAATATATGGAATGTAATGGAAGAAAATATTCACAATGTATTGAGTAAAAGAAATGCAGAAACTATAAGCCATTTTGTAACCCTTATAAAAACATTTCAAATAAAAGAAAAAGAATTAGATGCATATGAACTCGCTCATTATATAGCAAAACATTCCGGTATTTTTAGAGAATTGTATGATGATAAGACCCCCGAAGGTATTGCAAGAGCAGAAAATATACAAGAATTACTCAACGGTATAAAAGAATTTGTAGAAAATAATGAAAGTATAGATAAAAGCCTCTCCTCTTTTTTACAAGAAATATCTTTATTAACTGACACCGATATGAAAAACGAAAAAAACGATGATTATGTATCCCTTATGACCGTTCACAGTGCAAAAGGTTTAGAGTTTAAAGCAGTGTATGTGGTAGGCTTAGAAGAGGAACTCTTTCCATCGGCTCTTTCTATGGGGAAAAAAGAAGAAATAGAAGAAGAAAGAAGATTATTTTATGTAGCACTTACACGAGCAGAAAAATATCTGTATTTAAGCTACGCACAAAGTAGATTCTCATTTGGCTATTCAAAACATTCCGAACCCAGTAGATTCTTAAAAGAAATAGACCAACAATACATAAAAATGTATAAACCACAGTATAGTAATAGAACAGAAAATAATATAATAACAGTAGCATCCAGCGTTCAAAATTTTGAAAGAAATAACTTTAATACTCATAATAATAGTAGTATTCTCAATAAAATAAACAATGCTCCATCAAAAAATTTTGTTCATAGTGATACATCTAAACTAGAATTGGGTATGAGAGTAGAACATCAAAAATTTGGAATGGGGAAAGTAATAAAAATAGAATCTATAGGGGTAGAGAAAAAAACCACCATTTTATTTGAACAATATGGAGAAAAAACACTTATTTTACAATTTGCTAAATTAAAAATATTATAA
- a CDS encoding aminopeptidase P family protein, with amino-acid sequence MRYLPIGNELFIKNRERLVQKLKQNSVVIIHSNDILPTNADGIIPLKQNANLFYLTGIEQEETILLLAPNFPDPECREIVFILESDEEKERWEGHKYTQEEITIISGIRNVKFVKEFDSTLLKILAETENIYLESNEHIRSINKTETRNDRFIKSCKEQYPLYEYERLFPLMRDLRMIKQPREIELIQEACNITELGYRNILKTIKKGVKEYEIEADFISTFIRNRSRGFAYIPIIAGGKNSCILHYTQNNNSIQDGEVLLIDVAAEYAGYNSDITRTIPVSGKFTKRQKDVYNAVLRVKNEATKILSPGITIIEYQKEVARIMEKELLDLKLISKTDIQKQDSYNPAYKKYYMHNPSHHLGIDIHDVSTFYKKIEDNMVFTVEPGIYISEENLGIRLEDNILITKKENKNLSKNIPIEIEEIEYLMNTK; translated from the coding sequence ATGAGATATTTACCAATAGGAAACGAATTATTTATTAAAAACAGAGAGAGGTTAGTTCAAAAACTAAAACAGAATAGTGTTGTTATTATACATTCTAATGATATTTTACCAACAAATGCAGATGGAATAATACCATTGAAACAAAATGCAAATTTATTTTATTTAACGGGGATAGAACAAGAGGAAACTATTCTTCTACTTGCTCCAAATTTTCCCGACCCAGAATGCAGAGAAATTGTTTTTATATTAGAGTCTGACGAAGAAAAAGAAAGATGGGAAGGTCATAAATATACTCAAGAAGAAATTACTATTATTTCGGGTATTCGTAATGTTAAATTTGTAAAAGAATTTGATAGTACATTACTAAAAATATTAGCAGAAACTGAAAACATTTATTTAGAATCAAATGAGCATATAAGGTCTATTAATAAAACAGAAACGAGAAATGATAGATTCATTAAATCTTGCAAAGAACAATATCCTCTTTATGAATACGAAAGATTATTTCCTCTTATGCGAGATTTAAGAATGATTAAACAACCACGTGAAATAGAACTCATTCAAGAAGCATGCAATATTACCGAATTAGGGTATAGAAATATATTAAAAACCATCAAAAAAGGAGTGAAAGAATATGAAATAGAAGCAGATTTTATTTCCACATTTATAAGAAATAGATCCAGAGGATTTGCTTATATACCAATCATTGCGGGCGGAAAAAACAGTTGTATATTACACTATACCCAAAACAATAATAGTATTCAAGACGGAGAGGTTTTATTGATAGATGTAGCAGCGGAATATGCAGGGTATAACTCAGATATAACCCGCACTATTCCTGTGAGTGGAAAATTTACAAAAAGACAAAAAGATGTTTATAATGCTGTTTTACGGGTAAAAAATGAAGCAACAAAAATACTTTCACCGGGTATTACTATTATAGAATATCAAAAAGAAGTTGCTCGTATAATGGAAAAAGAACTATTAGATTTGAAACTTATATCTAAAACGGATATACAAAAACAAGACTCCTATAACCCTGCATATAAAAAATACTATATGCATAACCCATCGCATCATTTAGGAATAGATATTCATGATGTATCTACTTTTTATAAAAAAATAGAAGATAATATGGTTTTTACGGTAGAACCGGGAATATATATATCAGAAGAAAATTTAGGTATACGTTTAGAAGACAATATACTGATAACAAAAAAAGAAAATAAAAACCTTTCGAAAAATATTCCAATAGAAATAGAAGAGATAGAATATCTTATGAACACAAAGTAA
- a CDS encoding tetratricopeptide repeat protein, with amino-acid sequence MKKKILVLLILLLSFKNIYPQDYKKIQLAEEYHKKDDFKKAIDIYKELAINDKNIPFIHENYMDIMIQKALYKDAIQYIQKQIKKNPILYNYRVEEITIYIKQENDNKANIKFEELIEKVKNDENTVKTVGKYLINKGLREYAEKLYLTAREASKKKDSYSLELANIWSILKKIEPMLNEYIFFLEQYPEQIEYVENNLQNMLTEEEHRQQFQMLLLERIQKNPQIKVFSELLIWLYIQEKKYEDAFIQVKSLDRREKNGGTRAFHIAQITFENKKYQETIHIAEWICNNFKNGVHSIPAKHLIIKSKELLVKEKYPISKDSITMVIQEYDSLLKEVKNIALTHEIKREKALLYAFYLDELLTAKKIIEDIIQNGNRDKKNYAYCKMDLGDIFILLNEPWEASLLYSQVEKENKETPIGYEAKLKNAKLHYYQGNFELAEAHLNILKAATSREISNDALFLASMIHNNTVSDTSEKPVKKFAEIELLLFQNKKKQAKEKLELLLKEYPYHEIRDEVWFQLAKIEIEFQNYMKAIEYYDLIIENFADDILSDDALFLKSKILEEYIQDQENAKKYYTELIHKYPGSMYVTEARKRYRILRGDIQK; translated from the coding sequence ATGAAAAAAAAAATATTAGTATTATTGATACTATTGTTATCATTCAAAAATATATACCCACAAGATTATAAAAAAATACAATTAGCAGAGGAATATCACAAAAAAGACGATTTTAAAAAAGCAATAGATATTTATAAAGAACTCGCTATAAATGACAAAAATATTCCATTTATTCATGAAAATTATATGGATATAATGATACAAAAAGCACTTTATAAAGATGCCATTCAGTATATTCAAAAACAGATAAAAAAAAATCCCATTTTATATAACTATAGAGTAGAAGAAATTACTATATATATAAAACAAGAGAACGATAACAAAGCAAATATCAAATTTGAAGAACTTATAGAAAAAGTGAAAAATGATGAGAATACAGTAAAAACAGTCGGAAAATATTTAATAAACAAAGGATTGAGAGAATATGCCGAAAAATTGTATCTCACTGCAAGAGAAGCAAGTAAAAAAAAAGATTCCTATTCTTTGGAACTAGCAAATATATGGAGCATACTAAAAAAAATAGAACCCATGCTTAACGAATACATATTTTTTTTAGAACAATACCCCGAACAAATAGAATATGTAGAAAATAATTTACAAAATATGCTTACCGAAGAAGAACACAGACAACAATTTCAAATGCTTTTGTTAGAAAGAATACAAAAAAATCCACAAATAAAAGTGTTTTCAGAACTACTTATATGGCTTTATATTCAAGAAAAAAAATACGAAGACGCTTTTATTCAAGTAAAATCATTAGACAGGAGAGAAAAAAACGGAGGAACTCGTGCTTTTCATATAGCACAAATAACATTTGAAAATAAAAAATATCAAGAAACTATTCACATAGCAGAATGGATATGTAATAATTTTAAAAATGGAGTACACTCTATACCCGCAAAACATCTTATTATAAAAAGCAAAGAACTTTTAGTAAAAGAAAAATACCCCATTTCAAAAGATAGTATTACAATGGTTATACAAGAATATGATTCTTTGTTAAAAGAAGTGAAAAATATTGCATTGACTCATGAAATAAAAAGAGAAAAAGCATTACTCTACGCTTTTTACTTAGATGAATTGTTAACAGCAAAAAAAATAATAGAAGATATCATCCAAAATGGAAATAGAGACAAAAAAAATTACGCATACTGTAAAATGGATTTAGGGGATATATTCATATTATTGAACGAACCATGGGAAGCATCGCTTTTATATTCACAGGTAGAAAAAGAAAATAAAGAAACACCCATAGGATACGAAGCAAAACTCAAAAATGCAAAACTCCACTATTACCAAGGGAATTTTGAATTAGCAGAAGCACACCTCAATATATTAAAAGCAGCTACAAGCAGAGAAATATCAAATGATGCTCTTTTTTTAGCATCTATGATACATAATAATACTGTTTCAGATACATCTGAAAAACCAGTAAAAAAATTTGCAGAGATAGAACTTTTATTATTTCAAAATAAAAAAAAACAAGCAAAAGAAAAATTAGAATTATTGCTCAAAGAATACCCATATCATGAAATAAGAGATGAAGTATGGTTTCAACTCGCTAAGATAGAAATAGAATTTCAAAATTATATGAAAGCCATAGAATATTATGACCTTATAATAGAAAATTTTGCGGATGATATTTTATCTGACGATGCACTTTTTTTGAAATCAAAAATATTAGAAGAATACATACAAGACCAAGAGAATGCTAAAAAATATTATACAGAATTAATACACAAATATCCAGGAAGTATGTATGTAACGGAGGCAAGGAAACGTTATAGAATACTACGAGGTGATATACAAAAATAA
- a CDS encoding DNA methyltransferase: protein MINNKPYIETIIEISHSYLQKTFSNKEYFDECIEKVSFLKEYTNTKEIIDSFIKIYIDLVKQDYQNQYKKINKKLVDFLEAKDDGIKIIWGNCLEAMRGMKSESIHVMVTSPPYYNAREYSQWKNLNNYLDDMRLIIREAYRVLDNHRVFVFNVGDIFDNDNIATTSTWGKRRIPLGAYFTKIFEEEGFTFVDDFIWDKGEVQSERHKNGNKPYPFYQYPMNCYEHIFIFHKHRNDATRYPCPVCGCLKVNGNAYSEIGIKSWECKNLECFERSEANRGKRFSLKTITTQGRQEEKFAIEKEYIKKWRRDIIKINPVIKINSKGENTLGHTAPFPAEIPEFAVQMYSYPNEYVLDPFGGSFTSVITAKQFGRIGVGIELNKEMFKKSSMQNLKKHLQTELFDKKNIQISEIDLL, encoded by the coding sequence ATGATAAATAATAAACCGTATATTGAAACAATTATTGAAATCAGCCATTCTTATTTACAAAAAACATTTTCAAATAAAGAATATTTTGATGAATGTATTGAAAAAGTAAGTTTTCTAAAAGAATATACAAACACAAAAGAAATTATTGATAGTTTTATAAAAATTTATATTGACCTTGTGAAGCAAGATTATCAAAATCAATATAAAAAAATCAACAAAAAACTTGTTGATTTTCTTGAAGCGAAAGACGATGGTATAAAAATTATTTGGGGAAATTGTCTTGAAGCAATGCGTGGTATGAAATCAGAATCAATACATGTAATGGTTACATCTCCCCCATATTATAATGCTCGTGAATACTCTCAATGGAAAAACTTAAATAATTATTTAGATGATATGCGGTTAATTATAAGAGAAGCGTATAGAGTATTAGATAACCATCGTGTTTTTGTTTTTAATGTTGGTGATATTTTTGATAACGATAATATTGCAACTACTTCCACTTGGGGAAAACGTCGTATTCCGCTTGGGGCTTACTTTACAAAAATATTTGAAGAAGAGGGCTTTACATTTGTTGATGATTTTATTTGGGACAAAGGCGAAGTGCAAAGTGAACGACACAAGAACGGAAACAAGCCGTATCCTTTTTATCAATACCCGATGAATTGTTATGAGCATATTTTTATTTTTCATAAACACAGAAACGATGCAACACGATATCCTTGTCCTGTTTGTGGATGTTTAAAAGTAAATGGAAATGCGTATTCTGAAATTGGAATAAAAAGTTGGGAATGTAAAAATTTAGAATGCTTTGAACGAAGTGAGGCAAATCGAGGAAAAAGATTTTCGCTTAAAACAATTACGACACAAGGAAGACAAGAAGAAAAATTTGCTATTGAAAAAGAATATATAAAAAAATGGCGTAGGGATATAATAAAAATAAATCCCGTTATAAAAATAAATTCAAAAGGTGAAAATACTCTTGGGCATACCGCACCATTTCCCGCTGAAATTCCCGAATTTGCTGTCCAAATGTATTCTTATCCAAACGAATATGTTTTAGACCCTTTTGGTGGTAGTTTTACATCTGTAATAACAGCAAAACAATTCGGAAGAATTGGAGTGGGAATAGAATTAAATAAAGAAATGTTTAAAAAAAGTAGTATGCAAAATTTAAAAAAACACTTACAAACCGAATTATTTGATAAAAAAAATATACAAATTTCAGAAATAGATTTATTATGA
- a CDS encoding Ig-like domain-containing protein, translated as MLLFYFFTNLESTKIVIFYSILYLFCSCASQSSLTGGKKDTIPPTLIASIPKNNSTNFKNKKIILTFSESIQEKNLKNNLIITPNYDNTFQQTISNKTLILSFRKNWKDSTTYTLNFNNTIADTREKNEAKNLTLSFSTGNTIDTLSINGVVTDLMNNKSINNATVSLFYSKDTCNILNCKPLYLAYTNEKGFFRITNIKKGYYILFAFEDKNKNSKAEPDTEPSGFIKDTLQIEQNTDSLKIKLSTIDIRPIKKIFSKANGTYFDVKYNKPLVKCKVIIAKQDSLKQPKYRYAFVENKTTVRFYNRTKKFDSAKIILQVFDTTFCTKIDTFFLKFQPSKKQKTPFYYSLNPNNKTEELQKIFITFSKPLLLFNWNKVFITYDSVPYKQPLDTSHVIWNENKNIVSFMLKLNKNFIRYKTDSLKKEFSKIEKDTASPYYTTIKKKINTFSKIKENSFYISFQKQCIISIDLDTPKTQSFLYSFYETENYGIISGKINTSQKKYILQLINKDYKVIQEIPHTKDFTFSLIPPGDYSFRILIDSNENGIWENANIIEKRQHEPVFFYDTFINIRANWTIDNINITF; from the coding sequence ATGTTATTATTTTATTTTTTTACCAATCTAGAATCTACTAAGATAGTTATTTTTTATAGTATACTCTATTTATTTTGTTCTTGTGCAAGCCAGTCATCTCTCACCGGAGGAAAAAAAGACACCATTCCACCGACTCTTATTGCTTCCATTCCCAAAAACAACTCTACAAATTTCAAAAACAAAAAAATTATACTTACCTTTAGTGAAAGTATTCAAGAAAAAAACCTAAAAAATAATCTTATCATAACCCCAAACTATGATAATACTTTTCAACAAACCATATCAAATAAAACTCTCATACTTTCATTTCGTAAAAACTGGAAAGACAGCACTACCTATACCTTAAATTTTAATAATACTATTGCTGATACGAGAGAAAAAAATGAAGCAAAAAACCTAACTCTTTCTTTTTCCACAGGAAATACTATTGATACTCTTTCTATAAACGGAGTAGTAACGGATTTAATGAACAATAAATCTATAAATAATGCCACCGTCTCTCTTTTTTACTCCAAAGACACCTGTAATATCCTAAACTGCAAGCCCCTTTACCTTGCTTATACGAATGAAAAAGGTTTCTTTCGTATTACAAATATAAAAAAAGGATATTACATTCTATTTGCTTTTGAAGATAAAAATAAAAACTCAAAAGCCGAACCCGATACCGAACCATCCGGTTTTATAAAAGATACATTACAAATAGAACAAAATACTGACTCATTAAAAATAAAACTATCCACCATAGATATACGTCCAATAAAAAAAATATTCAGCAAAGCCAACGGAACATATTTTGATGTAAAATACAATAAACCACTTGTAAAATGCAAAGTAATTATTGCAAAACAAGATTCTCTCAAGCAACCTAAATACAGATATGCCTTTGTAGAGAATAAAACAACTGTAAGATTTTATAACAGAACCAAAAAATTTGATAGTGCTAAAATTATCTTACAGGTATTTGATACTACTTTTTGCACAAAAATAGATACTTTTTTTCTAAAATTTCAACCCTCCAAAAAGCAAAAAACACCATTTTATTACTCTCTCAATCCTAACAATAAAACCGAAGAACTTCAAAAAATATTTATTACTTTTTCAAAACCACTCCTTCTTTTTAATTGGAACAAAGTTTTTATCACTTACGATAGCGTCCCATATAAACAACCATTAGACACATCTCACGTTATATGGAACGAAAATAAAAACATAGTTTCTTTTATGCTCAAACTCAATAAAAATTTCATACGGTATAAAACGGACTCTCTCAAAAAAGAATTTTCAAAAATAGAAAAGGATACCGCTTCCCCATACTATACCACAATAAAAAAAAAAATAAATACCTTTTCAAAAATAAAAGAAAATTCTTTTTACATCTCTTTCCAAAAACAATGTATTATTTCTATAGATTTAGATACTCCAAAAACCCAATCTTTCCTTTATTCTTTTTATGAAACAGAAAACTATGGTATTATTTCAGGAAAAATAAACACTTCTCAAAAAAAATATATTTTACAACTTATAAATAAAGATTACAAAGTAATACAAGAGATCCCTCATACAAAAGATTTTACATTCTCTCTTATTCCACCCGGTGATTATTCATTTCGTATATTAATAGATAGTAATGAAAATGGAATATGGGAAAATGCGAATATAATAGAAAAAAGACAGCACGAACCTGTCTTTTTTTATGATACATTTATAAATATACGAGCTAATTGGACCATTGATAATATAAATATAACTTTCTAA